The Aedes aegypti strain LVP_AGWG chromosome 3, AaegL5.0 Primary Assembly, whole genome shotgun sequence genome contains a region encoding:
- the LOC5563697 gene encoding pickpocket protein 28 yields MRFPELYDRVETDFDVYEIIRNISVPLEEIILFCRINGAHCHELFSETVTDEGICFTINGFSHYNMFQDGVLHNEYNYLNEPKNVTGWTMEGGYSNPKKKLESHPIRVLGSGFGAGLSMDLLTPQEDVEQHCRAQQGFKVIIHPSSEYPQVTKSFSLVTYSRDVTIAVRPVIMRTSPELHSYDPRRRHCYFNHERQLKFFRIYSQSNCELECVTNYTLKSCGCVKFSMPRSPGTRVCQTSEIACVLMAENRMLRQSAKRRLKKLVTYGSACDCIPGCSSIHYDTEITQSQCDFRKTLELRIAPVNPNIAENVKQYQISKLAIYFREVQYITSKRSELFGMIDFISNCGGLLGLCLGVSLFSVVELLYYCLVRPLPLIRKAIRNKQTVTIVAETVGNRF; encoded by the exons ATGAGGTTCCCCGAACTATACGACCGAGTTGAAACCGATTTTGATGTTTATGAGATAATCCGAAACATTTCCGTCCCACTGGAGGAGATAATTTTGTTCTGTAGAATAAACGGAGCTCATTGCCATGAACTTTTCTCCGAAACGGTGACCGACGAAGGAATTTGTTTCACAATCAATGGCTTTTCTCACTACAACATGTTTCAGGACGGAGTTCTGCATAACGAGTATAACTATCTGAATGAACCTAAAAATGTCACTGGTTGGACCATGGAAGGTGGATACAGCAATCCAAAGAAAAAACTTGAGTCACATCCGATTCGAGTGCTGGGATCAGGGTTTGGAGCAGGATTGAGCATGGATTTGCTGACTCCGCAAGAGGACGTTGAGCAGCACTGTAGAGCACAGCAAGGCTTCAAAGTGATCATTCATCCATCTAGCGAATACCCTCAGGTGACAAAGAGCTTTTCTCTGGTGACCTATTCTCGAGATGTAACGATTGCCGTCCGTCCGGTCATCATGAGAACTTCTCCAGAGTTACACAGTTATGACCCTAGGCGTCGCCATTGCTACTTCAACCATGAGCGACAGTTGAAGTTCTTCCGAATCTACTCTCAGAGCAATTGCGAACTCGAATGTGTCACCAACTACACGTTGAAGTCGTGCGGCTGCGTCAAGTTTTCCATGCCTCGTTCTCCGGGGACGCGTGTTTGTCAGACTTCGGAGATTGCTTGTGTTCTGATGGCAGAGAACAGAATGCTTCGTCAGTCTGCCAAGCGACGGTTGAAGAAGCTGGTAACTTATGGCAGTGCATGTGACTGCATTCCTGGATGCTCTTCGATTCACTACGATACCGAGATTACTCAATCGCAATGTGACTTCCGGAAAACACTGGAGCTGAGGATTGCACCGGTGAATCCCAATATTGCGGAGAATGTTAAACA GTATCAAATATCCAAGCTGGCTATTTACTTCAGAGAGGTGCAGTACATAACGTCGAAGCGCAGTGAACTGTTCGGCATGATCGATTTCATATCCAACTGTGGAGGACTATTGGGTCTGTGCCTGGGAGTAAGCCTGTTCAGCGTCGTTGAACTTCTGTACTACTGTCTGGTGCGTCCATTGCCTCTGATACGGAAAGCAATTCGTAATAAGCAAACTGTGACCATCGTTGCAGAGACTGTTGGTAATCGGTTTTGA